The following proteins are encoded in a genomic region of Drosophila willistoni isolate 14030-0811.24 chromosome 3R, UCI_dwil_1.1, whole genome shotgun sequence:
- the LOC6650290 gene encoding uncharacterized protein LOC6650290 has product MAFRYTSLFAFGCVLLVASSVQGAAIDNAVTPRIHSSDELISTIVDKCFHSNAMHCLKEKVLTYLDTMANVEEDVSGRAFDDDVIDKVIVDRVARILHSNEMRLQLPQTFFAGSVMTYRADRGFDLELPKEEGRAEKKNKDKLFLPLLLLMKFKLKVVMPILLALVSLKATKALILSKIAIKLVLGFLIYNLIQKLGGMKMNMVPMPAPVPAVEYGVPSTTASSYDPSSWEPMSGGPYARWDSQNLAYSSYHPSSSSSYSSGSSSSGSSGSPSSYSSSS; this is encoded by the exons ATGGCTTTTCGTTATACGTCCTTGTTCGCGTTCGGTTGTGTTCTGCTGGTGGCATCATCTGTTCAAGGTGCTGCCATTGATAATGCGGTCACCCCTCGCATTCACAGCTCCGATGAGCTGATCTCGACCATTGTGGATAAGTGTTTCCATTCCAATGCCATGCATTGTCTGAAGGAGAAAGTTCTGACCTATCTAGACACGATGGCCAATGTGGAGGAGGATGTCAGCGGTCGTGCCTTCGATGATGATGTCATCGATAAGGTCATTGTGGATCGTGTGGCCCGCATTCTTCACTCGAACGAGATGCGTCTGCAGTTGCCTCAGACTTTCTTTGCTGGCTCTGTGATGACCTATCGTGCCGATCGTGGCTTTGATCTGGAATTGCCCAAAGAAGAAG GTCGCGCTGAAAAGAAGAACAAGGACAAACTTTTCTTGCCTCTGCTGTTGCTCATGAAATTCAAGTTGAAGGTTGTCATGCCCATTCTTTTGGCTCTGGTCAGTCTTAAGGCCACCAAGGCTTTGATTTTGTCCAAGATTGCCATCAAATTGGTACTTGGCTTCCTTATCTACAACTTGATCCAGAAATTGGGTGGCATGAAGATGAACATGGTGCCAATGCCAGCTCCAGTGCCAGCTGTTGAATACGGTGTACCTAGCACCACCGCCTCCTCATACGATCCCAGCAGCTGGGAGCCCATGAGCGGTGGTCCCTATGCTCGTTGGGACTCACAGAACTTGGCCTACAGCTCTTACCATCCCAGCAGCTCTTCCTCATACTCCTCTGGCTCGTCGTCGTCCGGCTCATCCGGCTCCCCGTCCAGCTACAGCTCTTCATCTTAG
- the LOC6650292 gene encoding uncharacterized protein LOC6650292: MQNYVWLIVALATTLASAHGAPAQSQPATSAAELALDMYHSCLKDLSISCVRPKALQWFNAALQQPEVKLTNRLSIIRTTEQAGAEAKSSTGRSQQMFDDIDNYLSSHALRIQAPEYFHSSEARALVPDFLMENPLTQGGVIPLATREEGRGMIRKAILPFLLGLKLKTTVLVPLALGLIALKTWKAMTLGLLSLVLSGALVIFKIAKPKIVNYEVVHYPHHVDHVVPHHIEHVVPHHIEHIVPHHIDHHLDHHIDHHVDLPVEHIDHLEHPAPAWDPHAWARSSQEPQDAQDMAYVGQKRR; this comes from the exons ATGCAAAACTACGTTTGGCTAATTGTCGCCTTGGCGACAACACTGGCCTCTGCCCATGGAGCGCCCGCCCAGTCGCAGCCGGCCACATCTGCTGCCGAATTGGCTCTGGACATGTATCACAGTTGTCTCAAGGATCTGAGTATATCGTGTGTGCGACCCAAGGCCCTGCAGTGGTTCAATGCGGCTCTGCAGCAGCCAGAAGTGAAACTGACCAATCGTTTGTCAATTATTCGCACAACAGAGCAAGCTGGAGCAGAGGCCAAGTCGAGCACAGGCCGTTCCCAGCAAATGTTTGACGATATCGATAACTATTTGTCCAGCCATGCCCTGAGAATCCAGGCACCTGAATACTTCCACAGCTCAGAGGCTCGCGCTCTGGTTCCAGACTTTCTGATGGAGAATCCGTTGACCCAGGGCGGTGTTATTCCATTGGCAACTCGTGAAGAGG GACGTGGAATGATCCGTAAGGCTATTCTGCCCTTCCTACTTGGCCTGAAGCTGAAGACAACGGTTCTTGTGCCCTTGGCTCTTGGTCTGATTGCTCTAAAGACTTGGAAAGCCATGACTTTGGGTCTTTTATCGCTGGTTTTGTCGGGTGCTTTGGTCATTTTCAAAATCGCAAAACCCAAAATTGTCAATTACGAAGTGGTGCACTATCCCCATCACGTTGATCATGTGGTGCCACATCATATTGAGCATGTGGTGCCCCATCACATCGAACATATTGTTCCCCATCACATAGACCATCATCTGGATCATCATATTGATCACCATGTTGATTTGCCAGTCGAACATATTGATCATTTGGAGCATCCAGCCCCGGCTTGGGATCCTCATGCCTGGGCACGTTCCTCTCAGGAGCCACAGGATGCTCAAGATATGGCCTATGTGGGTCAGAAGAGACGTTAA
- the LOC6650042 gene encoding uncharacterized protein LOC6650042, producing the protein MLLVKTLEYLFYLALFAFMCKYGQAANVPTTEPSPVQVETLKQPQKMDPSMNECEISPFSWMCLKIEIVKIMEKLAEQQELNVLPGVSVVKDENATELKTSELMAEVARSYPSDPNTRLNGYILAKMENLLKTRYLRFRLLDDKSLVEGRKHKFGKKGGLEALLAAGVMMKGMLMAMGFGAIALMAGKALMTALMALTLSGVLGLKSLASGGGKSTTYEIVAKPIYTSSHSHSVSHEDGHAHSAHFGAGGGGGSASGYGYGGYARSLNLQQPSQMQKL; encoded by the exons ATGTTGCTGGTCAAGACCTTGgagtatttattttatttagcCCTGTTCGCTTTCATGTGCAAATATGGACAAGCAGCAAACGTCCCGACAACTGAGCCATCACCTGTACAGGTGGAGACGCTAAAGCAGCCACAAAAAATGGATCCCTCAATGAATGAGTGTGAGATCTCACCATTTAGCTGGATGTGCCTTAAAATAGAGATTGTCAAGATAATGGAAAAGTTAGCTGAGCAACAGGAACTAAATGTTTTGCCTGGTGTCAGTGTCGTTAAAGATGAGAATGCCACGGAACTGAAGACATCAGAGCTGATGGCTG AAGTGGCTCGAAGCTATCCCAGTGATCCCAATACACGCCTAAATGGTTATATACTCGCCAAAATGGAGAATCTTTTAAAGACACGCTATCTTCGCTTTCGTCTGCTTGATGACAAATCCCTGGTAGAGGGCCGCAAGCATAAGTTTGGCAAAAAAGGAGGACTGGAGGCCCTTCTGGCAGCTGGCGTTATGATGAAGGGCATGCTAATGGCAATGGGCTTTGGAGCCATTGCCCTAATGGCCGGCAAGGCTTTGATGACCGCTCTAATGGCGCTAACACTTTCTGGTGTATTGGGCCTGAAGAGTTTGGCTAGCGGCGGTGGCAAATCGACCACTTATGAGATAGTGGCCAAGCCCATCTATACCTCCAGCCATTCCCACTCGGTAAGCCATGAAGATGGACACGCACACAGTGCTCATTTTGGAgctggcggtggtggtggtagtgCCAGTGGATATGGTTATGGCGGGTATGCCCGTTCCTTAAACCTTCAGCAGCCTAgccaaatgcaaaaattgtag
- the LOC6650293 gene encoding uncharacterized protein LOC6650293, whose product MLKKNWMTHNWTTSESHSTSSNRSNRNRNRNSHPAMVKSNTLFLLLLAMLCLIELAVVVVKADETAINMRRANRHASTTPLNQQTSTEPSTTQDPDPETEPESGQEDWQPVVNATTDESPITKKRLANDSLLLRFARRFSSGNDLWDGIIRDCYTKPDISCFQKNVYSYLNDALDQQDVNVTQRLKFFKNQVQYAAESHTDEHINQIPNEGRAATTPDSPIEEVTNALYGKSIKFAMTHDLEVDLPEVMFDGATFRISPRAIEGNGIIAKLELIPKQEVQARLAGKIIMKKIQKFLRSKLLLSFLALLLIIKIIKIKLFWLLPIVIGVGAAKKLLLKFLLFLFPALSHLFKLCSYYQQSYHTTKYHHHHHLIDHHHTVVPPWHSGEHQSVPEIIYTHPPKGHPSTYLHGAPLHESHGPGPGYEHFEGAWENSGPGLGSEYIGDINRVAQIEENSHHFKPHTANDAGELHAWGLGTTQGYSKQQLTQAQQQQQYQQQQQQQQQQQPPQQQQQRWPPTQQHRPPTIQQHKQQNQQMNSQKVYASSHSFNPFQNQDKQSSRPASTQPHPVYVAGPPPPPQAIGQGSGPGPGLTAAAQIAAQYEPARNNQQQQQQLQQQQQQLSPELKEAIRIQAEQRLIQQQQKILEHQPFVQDGQPLYPLNYDPFYSPILLKIDKIIEQMGLKNELCKERMVCEMYKDPSKYSPYSNFVSAELSRDASELEAVTHANEAVRRFYRLIQAARDGQDQKNCRTLHPQCNMSEN is encoded by the exons atgctGAAAAAAAACTGGATGACCCATAATTGGACAACAAGTGAGAGCCATAGCACATCCTCTAACCGGAgtaatagaaatagaaatcgCAACAGCCACCCAGCCATGGTCAAATCAAACACTTTGTTTTTACTGCTTCTGGCCATGCTCTGCCTAATCGAGCTGGCGGTGGTTGTCGTCAAAGCGGATGAGACAGCAATAAACATGAGACGAGCCAACCGCCATGCGTCCACAACACCTTTAAATCAACAAACTTCCACGGAGCCATCAACAACACAAGACCCAGACCCAGAGACAGAGCCAGAATCAGGACAGGAAGACTGGCAGCCTGTTGTAAATGCGACCACAGATGAATCCCCAATAACAAAGAAGCGATTAGCCAATGATTCCTTGCTACTGCGTTTCGCTCGTCGCTTCTCCAGCGGCAATGATCTATGGGATGGCATTATTCGCGATTGTTATACTAAGCCGGATATCTCGTGTTTTCAGAAGAATGTCTATAGCTATCTAAACGATGCCCTAGATCAGCAGGATGTGAATGTTACACAGCGTCTGAAATTCTTCAAAAATCAAGTTCAATATGCTGCAGAATCACACACGGACGAGCATATAAATCAAATACCCAATGAGGGCCGTGCCG caaccacCCCGGATAGCCCCATCGAGGAAGTGACTAATGCACTCTATGGAAAAAGCATTAAATTTGCCATGACACACGATCTTGAGGTGGATCTGCCAGAAGTCATGTTTGATGGTGCCACATTTCGTATATCGCCACGGGCCATCGAAGGCAATGGAATCATTGCCAAGTTGGAGCTAATACCAAAGCAGGAAGTGCAAGCCCGTCTGGCTGGCAAGATAATCATGAAGAAAATAC AAAAATTTCTACGCAGCAAATTGTTGCTATCTTTTCTGGCCTTGCTGCTAATCATCAAAATCATCAAGATCAAGTTATTCTGGTTGCTGCCAATTGTCATTGGAGTTGGGGCAGCCAAGAAGTTGCTACTAAAGTTCCTGCTCTTCCTGTTCCCGGCACTGTCGCATCTGTTCAAGTTATGCTCGTATTACCAGCAATCGTATCATACCACCaaatatcatcatcatcatcatcttatCGACCATCATCATACG GTTGTGCCGCCATGGCACAGTGGAGAGCACCAATCGGTGCCAGAGATTATTTACACACATCCACCCAAGGGTCATCCGTCGACATATTTGCATGGGGCGCCATTGCACGAGAGCCATGGACCAGGGCCAGGATATGAGCATTTCGAGGGCGCCTGGGAGAACAGTGGACCCGGCTTGGGATCTGA ATATATAGGCGATATTAATCGCGTTGCACAAATCGAGGAAAATTCACATCATTTTAAGCCGCATACGGCGAATGATGCTGGTGAGCTGCATGCATGGGGATTGGGCACAACTCAAGGCTATTCCAAACAACAGTTGACACAggcacaacaacagcagcaataccaacagcaacaacaacaacaacaacaacagcaaccaccacaacaacaacaacaacgttgGCCACCCACACAACAACATAGACCACCAACAATTCAACAACACAAAcagcaaaaccaacaaatgaaTTCTCAAAAAGTATATGCCTCTAGTCACAGTTTTAATCCGTTTCAAAATCAGGATAAACAAAG CTCAAGGCCAGCATCTACACAACCCCATCCGGTATATGTGGCAggaccaccaccaccgccacaGGCTATCGGACAAGGATCAGGGCCAGGACCTGGTCTAACAGCAGCCGCACAGATTGCTGCCCAATATGAACCAGCACGCAAcaatcaacagcagcagcagcaactacaacaacaacagcaacagcttTCG CCCGAACTAAAGGAGGCCATACGCATACAGGCCGAACAACGTTTGatacaacagcagcaaaaaataCTGGAACATCAGCCATTTGTGCAGGACGGACAG CCACTCTATCCGCTCAACTATGACCCCTTCTACAGTCCCATATTACTGAAAATTGATAAAATTATTGAACAGATGGGCCTAAAGAACGAATTGTGCAAAGAGCGTATGGTATGCGAAATGTACAAGGATCCATCGAAATACAGTCCTTATAGTAATTTTGTATCCGCTGAATTAAGTCG TGATGCTAGCGAACTAGAAGCTGTAACGCATGCGAATGAAGCTGTTCGCCGTTTCTATAGACTCATTCAGGCAGCACGTGATGGCCAGGATCAAAAGAATTGCCGGACTCTCCATCCACAGTGCAATATGTCAGAGAATTGA
- the LOC6650291 gene encoding uncharacterized protein LOC6650291, producing MAKLLLVIVVGVVALAAATQGATTPQLQRLIAEEQSKCASGQDSMACIKERAMRFVDNVMSKESYTVSNLEVRSNGEKSAPVSEARANSADGFIDAIENYMRGHDVSMNLPGADAKITVSARNLANDELSLNLQLNQENDDDDIEARGKKGNIFKKGKKHRLRKLAMPILVLILLKAITVIPMAIGILKIKAFNALALGFFSFIVSVGLAIFQLCKKIAHDHHHTAHITAHGPWDGRSFAGAVPAAVVEQPQFSASAQNLAYQGYA from the exons ATGGCCAAATTACTCCTTGTGATTGTGGTAGGTGTTGTAGCCCTGGCGGCAGCAACTCAAGGCGCCACAACGCCCCAATTGCAACGTCTGATTGCCGAGGAGCAATCGAAATGCGCCAGTGGTCAAGATTCGATGGCCTGCATTAAAGAGCGAGCCATGCGTTTTGTGGACAATGTGATGAGCAAAGAAAGCTATACG GTCTCCAATTTGGAAGTGCGTTCAAATGGTGAAAAATCGGCGCCCGTTAGCGAGGCACGTGCCAACAGTGCTGATGGCTTCATTGATGCCATTGAGAACTATATGCGGGGACATGATGTCAGCATGAATCTGCCAGGAGCCGATGCCAAAATCACTGTCTCGGCCCGCAATCTGGCCAATGATGAGTTGAGCCTGAATCTGCAGTTGAATCAAGaaaacgatgatgatgatatcgAAGCCAGGGGTAAGAAGGGCAACATCTTCAAGAAGG GCAAGAAGCATCGTCTACGCAAATTGGCCATGCCCATTCTGGTGCTCATTCTGCTGAAGGCCATCACTGTTATCCCCATGGCAATTGGAATCTTGAAGATTAAGGCATTCAATGCTCTTGCTTTGGGTTTCTTCTCCTTCATTGTTTCGGTTGGTTTGGCCATTTTCCAATTGTGCAAAAAG ATTGCCCATGATCATCATCACACGGCACACATCACCGCCCATGGTCCTTGGGATGGTCGTTCATTTGCTGGGGCCGTGCCCGCCGCAGTTGTTGAGCAGCCTCAATTTTCCGCTTCGGCTCAAAACTTGGCTTACCAAGGCTATGCCTAG
- the LOC6650289 gene encoding protein D2 has protein sequence MWTNKCHRLFGLFISLFLIISHTHGEADTEVSKFLRHLDVIPDVIDIGPQDFLNVTYTGLIKADRGIELQPMQVRDEPTVRWPSAMESYYTLIMVDADEPSGNNPTHREYLHWLVVNIPANQLTLGDRRAGYIGVTPAEGSGLHRYVFLLFKQSDHMKFDFPKVPKRNAEERGKFNTKEFVKLYNLGHPVAGNFFTASWNSDVPALYKAIS, from the exons ATGTGGACTAACAAATGCCACCGACTATTTGGATTATTCATCAGTTTGTTTCTAATCATTAGCCACACACATGGGGAGGCGGATACGGAAGTCAGCAAATTCCTGAGACACTTGGATGTCATACCAGATGTTATAGATATTGGACCCCAAGATTTTCTTAAT GTCACTTATACGGGCCTCATTAAGGCAGATCGTGGCATTGAGCTACAACCCATGCAGGTGCGAGATGAGCCAACTGTTAGATGGCCATCGGCTATGGAAAGCTATTATACCCTCATAATGGTCGATGCCGATGAACCCAGTGGCAATAATCCCACACATAGGGAATATCTGCACTGGTTGGTTGTCAATATACCCGCCAATCAATTGACTTTGGGTGACAGACGAGCTGGTTATATCGGTGTCACACCAGCCGAGGGCAGTGGCCTTCATCGATATGTTTTCCTGCTCTTCAAGCAATCCGATCATATGAAATTCGATTTCCCAAAAGTTCCCAAACGCAATGCCGAGGAACGTGGCAAATTTAATACCAAAGAATTTGTAAAACTTTATAATTTGGGTCATCCGGTGGCCGGGAACTTCTTTACAGCCAGTTGGAACTCTGATGTGCCAGCATTGTACAAGGCCATTTCGTAG